One stretch of Terriglobia bacterium DNA includes these proteins:
- a CDS encoding medium chain dehydrogenase/reductase family protein has protein sequence MRHTRIVVSHYGGPEELRVIEEECPEPKNGEVRVRVLAAGVSLPDIMAREGVHPETPPVPFTPGWDLVGVVDRLGDGVSGIEPGQIVAALPIHGAYAEFVCLPQRELVPVPSGLDAAEAVSIVLNYITAYQMLHRSAKVRPGQRVLIHGAAGGVGTALLQLGRLAGLEMYGTCSSRSAPAVSDLGGIPVDYQHQDFVKEIHRLTSEGVDVVFDPIGGTHLWHSRKALRPGGRVVGYGLRSSLRGEGLASGRPGRRQRFRGTAIFGLYIAGGWLLPGRKRVVPYSIQTLKRLKPEFFRQDLIALLDLLKQQKITPLIAQRFPLVEARQAHELLGKGGVTGKIVLVCNGSSLETGAA, from the coding sequence ATGAGACACACTCGCATCGTCGTCAGCCACTACGGCGGGCCCGAGGAACTTCGGGTAATTGAAGAAGAGTGCCCCGAGCCGAAGAATGGTGAAGTGCGGGTGAGAGTGCTGGCCGCAGGCGTCTCCTTGCCCGACATAATGGCGCGTGAGGGCGTTCATCCCGAAACGCCCCCGGTGCCCTTCACGCCGGGGTGGGATCTGGTTGGCGTGGTGGATCGGCTCGGCGACGGCGTCTCTGGAATCGAACCAGGCCAGATCGTTGCCGCGCTGCCGATCCACGGTGCTTACGCGGAGTTCGTCTGCCTGCCGCAACGTGAACTGGTTCCGGTGCCATCCGGGTTGGACGCCGCCGAGGCAGTCAGTATCGTGCTGAACTACATCACAGCGTACCAGATGCTGCATCGTTCCGCTAAGGTCAGACCGGGCCAGCGCGTGTTGATTCACGGCGCGGCAGGCGGGGTCGGCACGGCACTCTTGCAGCTGGGGCGCCTCGCCGGGCTGGAGATGTACGGTACCTGTTCATCGCGAAGTGCACCGGCCGTTTCCGACCTGGGCGGTATCCCAGTTGATTACCAGCATCAGGACTTCGTAAAAGAAATCCACCGCCTCACGAGCGAGGGCGTGGACGTCGTCTTTGACCCCATCGGTGGTACCCACCTCTGGCATTCCCGCAAGGCTCTCCGTCCTGGCGGGAGGGTGGTGGGCTACGGCCTTCGTTCCTCGCTACGTGGGGAGGGATTGGCTTCAGGTCGTCCAGGTCGTCGTCAACGCTTTCGTGGAACCGCCATCTTCGGGTTGTACATCGCCGGCGGCTGGCTTCTCCCGGGCCGGAAACGGGTGGTCCCCTACAGCATCCAGACGCTCAAACGGCTGAAACCGGAATTCTTTCGACAGGATTTGATCGCCCTGCTTGACCTCCTTAAACAGCAGAAGATCACGCCGCTCATCGCGCAGCGATTTCCGCTTGTCGAGGCAAGACAGGCGCACGAGTTGCTCGGGAAGGGAGGCGTGACAGGCAAGATCGTCCTCGTGTGCAACGGGTCATCGCTTGAAACAGGAGCGGCGTAA
- a CDS encoding transcriptional regulator, with protein MKKKEFAEIRRHLGKTQAYMAQILGVSSKAIQSFEQGWRKIPVHIERQVLLILALKSHASQKDRPCWLSRNCTVENRQDCPAWQFDAGHLCWFINGTICEGTAQGSWKKKMKICRECKVYRSILPLKV; from the coding sequence ATGAAGAAGAAGGAGTTTGCAGAAATTCGGCGGCATTTGGGGAAAACCCAAGCCTATATGGCACAGATTTTGGGCGTTTCTTCCAAGGCGATTCAGAGCTTCGAGCAGGGTTGGAGGAAAATACCTGTGCATATCGAACGCCAGGTTCTCCTTATTCTTGCTTTGAAAAGCCACGCTTCCCAAAAGGACAGACCTTGCTGGCTCAGTCGAAATTGCACCGTGGAGAACAGGCAGGATTGCCCCGCATGGCAGTTCGATGCCGGTCATCTATGCTGGTTTATCAATGGAACCATCTGCGAGGGGACAGCCCAGGGAAGCTGGAAAAAGAAAATGAAAATCTGTCGCGAGTGCAAGGTCTACCGGTCCATTTTGCCGCTGAAGGTGTGA